The Streptomyces tendae genome has a window encoding:
- a CDS encoding N-acetylglucosamine kinase: protein MTAAGYLAVDSGGSGLRAVVGVRGRGALARAVSDVPVRTGDRGLDPGHFMEQLVPMARVLCAEAGLERLGTAVIGAAGLASLGDALRAELPGGLARELGVDRVALAADAVTAYVGALGPRPGAVIAAGTGLIAVGTDLAGWRRADGWGHLLGDCGGGAWIGRAGLEAALRAHDGRDGGSARLLAAAEELFGPVTGLPGQVYPRDDRAAVLASFAPRVGACAVDGDPVAVDVLRAAARHMADSAAAVCPAEGERVVGCTGGLFGLGAALVGPLDERLAERLPGVRRVGAEGDPLHGAVRIAEDLAAGHLTLPRDEKMLCVTGAGVEEIARTADPRT, encoded by the coding sequence GTGACCGCGGCGGGTTACCTCGCCGTGGACTCCGGCGGCTCCGGCCTGCGGGCCGTCGTCGGAGTGCGCGGGCGGGGCGCGTTGGCCCGGGCGGTCTCGGACGTGCCGGTGCGCACCGGCGACCGCGGCCTCGACCCCGGTCACTTCATGGAGCAACTGGTCCCGATGGCGCGGGTGTTGTGCGCCGAGGCCGGGCTGGAGCGCCTCGGCACGGCGGTGATCGGCGCGGCCGGGCTGGCCAGCCTGGGTGACGCGCTGCGCGCCGAGCTGCCGGGCGGGCTCGCCCGTGAACTGGGCGTGGACCGCGTGGCGTTGGCCGCCGACGCGGTGACGGCGTACGTGGGTGCGCTCGGACCCCGGCCCGGTGCGGTGATCGCGGCGGGGACGGGTCTGATCGCGGTCGGCACCGATCTGGCCGGCTGGCGGCGGGCGGACGGCTGGGGCCATCTGCTCGGCGACTGCGGCGGCGGTGCGTGGATCGGGCGGGCGGGCCTGGAGGCCGCGCTGCGCGCGCACGACGGGCGGGACGGGGGCTCCGCGCGGCTGCTGGCGGCCGCCGAGGAGCTGTTCGGGCCGGTGACCGGGCTGCCCGGCCAGGTGTACCCGCGGGACGACCGGGCGGCCGTGCTCGCCTCGTTCGCCCCGCGCGTGGGCGCGTGCGCGGTGGACGGTGACCCGGTGGCCGTGGACGTCCTGCGGGCGGCGGCCCGGCACATGGCCGATTCCGCCGCGGCCGTGTGCCCCGCCGAGGGTGAGCGTGTGGTCGGGTGCACCGGCGGTCTGTTCGGGCTCGGTGCCGCGCTTGTGGGGCCGCTGGACGAGCGGTTGGCGGAGCGGCTGCCCGGGGTGCGCCGAGTCGGCGCCGAAGGGGATCCGCTGCACGGCGCGGTGCGGATCGCCGAGGACCTCGCCGCAGGTCACCTGACTCTTCCGCGTGACGAGAAGATGCTGTGTGTGACCGGCGCGGGAGTCGAGGAGATCGCCCGCACGGCCGACCCCCGTACGTAA